In Leopardus geoffroyi isolate Oge1 chromosome D1, O.geoffroyi_Oge1_pat1.0, whole genome shotgun sequence, a single window of DNA contains:
- the LOC123602418 gene encoding olfactory receptor 52K1-like — translation MVTSASNITSTHPSVFVLMGIPGLQHLHNWISIPFCSAYTLALLGNCTLLFIIQTDAALHEPMYLFLAMLAVIDLVLSSTTLPKMLAIFWFRDREINFYACLVQMFFLHSFSIMESAVLLAMAFDRYVAICKPLHYTTVLTGSLITRIGMAAVTRAVTLMTPLPFLLRRFHYCRGPLIAHCYCEHMAVVRLACGDTRFNNIYGIAVAMFIVVLDLLFVILSYIFILRAVLQLASQEARYKAFGTCVSHIGAILAFYTPVVISSVMHRVARQAAPHVHILFANFYLLFPPMINPIIYGVKTKQIRKRVLGLFLRKDV, via the coding sequence ATGGTCACATCAGCCTCCAACATCACCTCAACCCATCCGTCAGTCTTCGTGTTGATGGGGATTCCAGGCCTGCAGCACCTACATAATTGGATCTCCATTCCTTTCTGCTCAGCTTATACTCTAGCCTTGCTAGGCAACTGCACCCTCCTCTTCATCATCCAGACTGATGCAGCCCTCCACGAGCCCATGTACCTCTTTCTGGCCATGCTGGCAGTCATTGATCTGGTTCTCTCTTCTACAACACTTCCCAAAATGCTAGCTATTTTTTGGTTCAGAGATCGGGAGATCAACTTCTATGCCTGTCTGGTCCAGATGTTCTTTCTCCACTCCTTCTCTATCATGGAGTCAGCAGTGCTTCTGGCCATGGCCTTTGACCGCTATGTGGCTATCTGCAAGCCACTGCACTACACCACAGTCCTGACTGGGTCCCTTATCACTAGGATTGGCATGGCTGCTGTGACTCGGGCTGTGACACTAATGACTCCACTCCCCTTTCTGCTCAGACGTTTCCACTACTGCCGAGGTCCCCTAATTGCCCACTGCTACTGTGAGCACATGGCCGTGGTAAGGCTTGCCTGTGGGGACACTCGCTTCAATAATATCTATGGCATTGCTGTGGCCATGTTTATAGTGGTGTTGGACCTGCTCTTTGTTATCCTGTCTTATATCTTCATCCTTCGAGCAGTTCTACAGCTTGCCTCTCAGGAGGCCCGTTACAAGGCCTTTGGGACATGTGTGTCTCACATAGGTGCTATCTTAGCTTTCTACACACCTGTGGTCATCTCCTCAGTCATGCACCGTGTGGCTCGCCAGGCTGCCCCTCATGTCCACATACTCTTTGCTAATTTCTATCTGCTCTTCCCACCCATGATTAATCCCATCATCTATGGTGTCAAGACCAAGCAGATTCGCAAGCGAGTCTTAGGACTATTCTTAAGAAAGGATGTATAA
- the LOC123602417 gene encoding putative olfactory receptor 52P1, which yields MHFTNHSHQNPNSFLLMGIPGLEASHFWIAFPFCSMYALAVLGNMAVLLVVRSEPALHQPMYLFLCMLSIIDLVLCTSTVPKLLALFWTNATEIDFGACATQMFFIHGFSAVESGILLAMAFDRYLAICRPLHYGSLLPPEAVGKLAAAAVFRGLGLMTPLTCLLARLSYCSRVVAHSYCEHMAVVKLACGGTRPNNIYGITAATLVVGTDSICITASYTLILRAVLGLSSKEARAKTFGTCGSHLGVILLFYTPGLFSFYTQRFGQHVPRHIHILLADLYLVVPPMLNPIIYGMKTKQIRDGALRLLKRGIVQS from the coding sequence ATGCATTTCACAAACCACAGCCATCAGAACCCAAACTCTTTTCTGCTCATGGGAATTCCTGGCCTGGAGGCATCCCACTTTTGGATTGCATTTCCCTTCTGCTCCATGTATGCCCTGGCAGTGCTTGGCAACATGGCAGTGCTGCTGGTGGTGCGATCAGAGCCTGCACTGCACCAGCCCATGTACCTGTTCCTATGCATGCTGTCCATCATTGACCTGGTGCTCTGCACTTCTACTGTGCCCAAACTCCTTGCACTTTTTTGGACAAATGCTACTGAGATTGACTTTGGGGCCTGTGCTACTCAGATGTTCTTTATCCATGGCTTTTCAGCTGTTGAATCTGGTATCCTGTTAGCAATGGCCTTTGACCGCTACTTGGCCATCTGCCGGCCACTGCACTATGGGTCATTGTTGCCCCCAGAGGCTGTGGGCAAGCTGGCAGCTGCTGCTGTGTTTCGTGGCTTGGGCCTCATGACCCCACTCACATGCTTATTGGCAAGGCTGAGCTACTGTAGCCGAGTGGTGGCCCACTCCTACTGTGAGCACATGGCTGTGGTAAAGCTGGCTTGTGGGGGTACACGGCCAAACAACATCTATGGCATTACTGCTGCCACGCTAGTTGTGGGCACAGATTCCATCTGCATCACTGCCTCCTATACACTAATCCTCCGGGCTGTGTTAGGCCTCTCCTCCAAAGAGGCAAGAGCTAAGACCTTTGGCACTTGTGGCTCCCACCTGGGTGTCATCCTTCTCTTCTATACACCAGGGCTCTTCTCATTCTACACTCAGCGCTTTGGCCAGCATGTGCCCCGGCACATCCATATCCTCTTGGCTGACCTCTACCTTGTTGTACCACCCATGCTCAACCCCATCATCTATGGCATGAAGACCAAGCAGATCCGGGATGGGGCCCTCCGACTGCTGAAGCGGGGCATTGTTCAGTCTTAA